From the genome of Paenibacillus sp. JQZ6Y-1, one region includes:
- a CDS encoding amino acid permease, with amino-acid sequence MTQTGLKRELANRHVQLIAIGGTIGTGLFLGSGKAIEKAGPSIILTYLIVGMAIFFVMRALGELLLSKAGYQSFTDIAEDYLGPRAAFITGWTYWFCWIMTAMADVIAVGVYVQYWFDIPQWMPAVLCLIVLLGLNLLTVKNFGELEFWFALIKVITIVALIGLGIVLLIMGFRTDAGTVSVRNLWEHGGIFPNGVSGFLFSFQMVVFAYVGVELVGVSAAETANPEKSIPSAINKIPLRILFFYVGALFVLLCINPWTQLSPAESPFVRTFTLVGIPVAAGIINFVVLTSAASACNSGMFSTSRILYNLSHKGQAPQRLGRLNRNHVPSQSLFLSTLVISGGALLSKLLPGQAFEIVTTISAICFIWVWGVILVCHIRYKRSRPELHATSRFKAPFTPWINYVVLALFAGILVIMLISGETRPALLCTPLWFILLLVLYQIRSRKTADVQKVEKVSTMNT; translated from the coding sequence ATGACACAGACAGGACTAAAAAGAGAGCTTGCTAACCGGCATGTTCAGTTGATTGCGATTGGAGGAACGATTGGAACGGGATTATTTCTCGGCTCCGGCAAAGCGATTGAGAAGGCAGGACCGTCGATTATCCTCACGTATCTGATCGTCGGGATGGCGATTTTCTTTGTGATGCGGGCGCTGGGAGAATTGCTATTATCCAAGGCGGGCTATCAGTCATTTACCGATATTGCAGAGGATTATTTGGGACCGCGTGCGGCATTTATAACGGGTTGGACGTATTGGTTTTGCTGGATTATGACGGCGATGGCGGATGTGATCGCGGTTGGTGTGTATGTGCAGTACTGGTTTGATATTCCCCAGTGGATGCCAGCGGTGCTGTGCCTGATCGTATTGCTTGGACTGAATCTGTTAACCGTCAAAAACTTCGGGGAGCTGGAATTCTGGTTTGCCTTGATTAAGGTGATTACGATTGTGGCACTGATCGGTCTAGGCATTGTGCTACTCATTATGGGCTTCCGTACAGACGCAGGTACGGTATCGGTACGTAATCTGTGGGAGCATGGCGGTATCTTCCCAAATGGCGTATCTGGCTTCCTATTCTCGTTCCAAATGGTCGTATTCGCTTATGTCGGTGTGGAGCTGGTGGGTGTATCGGCAGCGGAAACTGCCAACCCAGAGAAAAGCATTCCATCGGCGATTAATAAGATTCCGCTACGTATTCTGTTCTTCTATGTAGGCGCGTTGTTCGTGCTGCTGTGTATCAATCCGTGGACACAGCTCAGCCCGGCGGAAAGTCCATTTGTCCGCACCTTTACACTGGTCGGTATTCCGGTGGCGGCGGGCATTATCAACTTTGTCGTGCTGACGTCGGCGGCTTCCGCCTGTAACAGCGGTATGTTCTCGACGAGTCGTATTCTGTACAATTTGAGCCATAAAGGGCAGGCTCCACAGCGACTGGGCAGACTAAACCGCAATCATGTACCAAGTCAGTCGTTGTTCCTATCTACGCTTGTCATCTCGGGTGGTGCGCTACTGAGCAAGCTGTTACCGGGACAGGCATTTGAAATTGTGACGACGATTAGTGCGATTTGCTTTATCTGGGTGTGGGGTGTAATTCTGGTATGCCATATCCGGTATAAACGAAGCCGTCCAGAGCTGCATGCAACGTCGCGCTTCAAAGCACCGTTTACACCGTGGATCAATTATGTGGTGCTGGCGCTGTTTGCAGGCATTCTGGTGATCATGCTAATCTCTGGCGAAACGCGTCCCGCGTTATTGTGCACGCCGCTTTGGTTTATTTTGCTATTAGTGCTGTATCAGATTCGGAGTCGTAAAACAGCCGATGTGCAAAAGGTAGAGAAAGTAAGTACGATGAATACGTAA
- a CDS encoding TetR/AcrR family transcriptional regulator: MKKQPQISEDKILEASWELLGEDGIEKLSMRRLADRLGIQAPSLYWHFKSKQQLYQRLANHVSKVIVDELHSDGNWKEQLTELAVTTRVVLNRYPCSTQIMMMTLPHDPDIIRFTNRMLACVEETPLAQDQKMQVVTTLVNFVFYFVLDQYQHMRNVEIMSQEQQSTMSDHMTQVMDSMRDEDVWLFRRMFHNQLFELMGSDRAFDFGLKVILLGIEQVILEQEMDV, from the coding sequence ATGAAAAAGCAGCCTCAAATTTCGGAGGACAAGATTCTCGAAGCGTCGTGGGAGCTTTTGGGGGAAGATGGGATTGAGAAGTTAAGTATGCGGCGGCTTGCCGACCGGCTCGGCATTCAGGCGCCATCGCTGTACTGGCATTTCAAAAGCAAGCAACAGCTGTACCAGCGTCTAGCGAATCATGTATCCAAGGTGATCGTGGATGAGTTGCACAGCGACGGGAATTGGAAGGAGCAGCTAACCGAGTTGGCAGTCACGACGCGCGTGGTATTGAATCGCTACCCGTGCTCGACGCAGATCATGATGATGACACTGCCGCATGATCCAGACATTATCCGTTTCACTAACCGGATGCTAGCATGCGTCGAAGAAACGCCATTGGCGCAGGATCAGAAGATGCAGGTCGTGACGACGCTGGTGAATTTTGTGTTTTATTTTGTACTGGATCAGTATCAGCATATGCGTAATGTGGAGATCATGAGTCAGGAACAGCAGTCTACGATGAGCGACCATATGACGCAGGTGATGGATTCGATGCGCGATGAGGATGTATGGCTGTTCCGGCGGATGTTCCACAATCAGCTGTTTGAGCTGATGGGGAGTGATCGGGCGTTCGATTTTGGATTAAAGGTGATCTTGCTGGGGATTGAGCAAGTCATTTTGGAGCAGGAGATGGATGTGTAA
- a CDS encoding MATE family efflux transporter, with translation MDTENLHYFEKAPIAKAVAHFAIPMMLGTSMSVIYSLLNAYFLGTLHNTAMLTALALTLPLFAIIMALGNLIGMGGGTFISRLLGDKRYDDAKHVSSFAFYSSLLLGLLVILVGLPLADLITSGLGATSESFAFTKDYVTVMLIGSPVVVLFFTLENIVRAEGSAITSMIGMILSVIVNIVLDALAIFVLHWGVIGVATATVVANLVASAFYTYHLGFKSTFLSVSLKWFKASQEIMSNVFKIGVPVFVMSVFLGAMSLILNYFLIQYGDASVAAYGISSRLLQFPEFVLMGLCEGVVPLIAFSFTANKLRMKQAIGFTVKTIVLLAVVFGVVVYLVADHLIGWFTNDAQLIVMGSYILHVTFLSLFITGITTLFTGIFQATGQGTAAFIMSVIQGVTLIPVLFIANAMSGFHGVVWSLVIADAMAFLVGAGLLYGLRHKLQPDMETIVSG, from the coding sequence ATGGATACAGAAAATCTGCATTACTTTGAAAAAGCCCCTATCGCCAAAGCCGTCGCTCACTTTGCCATTCCGATGATGCTCGGTACATCCATGAGCGTGATCTATTCTCTTCTGAACGCTTATTTCCTCGGTACGCTGCATAATACAGCCATGCTGACGGCGCTGGCATTGACGCTACCGTTGTTCGCGATTATCATGGCACTCGGTAACCTGATCGGTATGGGCGGCGGTACATTTATCTCTCGTCTGCTTGGCGACAAGCGATATGACGATGCCAAGCATGTCTCGTCCTTCGCCTTTTACAGCAGTCTGCTGCTCGGTCTGCTCGTTATTCTGGTCGGTTTGCCGCTGGCGGATCTCATCACATCGGGTCTAGGGGCAACGAGCGAATCGTTCGCTTTTACCAAAGATTACGTCACCGTCATGCTGATTGGCTCTCCCGTTGTCGTCCTATTCTTCACCTTGGAAAATATCGTGCGTGCCGAGGGATCGGCAATCACCTCTATGATCGGTATGATCCTGAGTGTGATCGTCAATATTGTGCTGGATGCCCTCGCGATCTTTGTTCTTCACTGGGGCGTGATCGGCGTAGCTACAGCGACCGTTGTAGCGAATCTGGTCGCAAGCGCCTTTTACACGTATCATCTGGGGTTCAAAAGCACCTTTCTGAGTGTGTCGTTGAAATGGTTTAAAGCGAGCCAAGAGATTATGAGCAATGTGTTCAAAATCGGCGTGCCTGTGTTTGTGATGAGTGTCTTTCTTGGTGCGATGTCGCTGATTCTGAATTATTTTCTGATTCAATACGGCGATGCTTCCGTCGCTGCATACGGCATCTCGTCGAGATTGCTGCAATTTCCAGAGTTTGTACTGATGGGATTGTGTGAAGGTGTTGTGCCGCTGATCGCCTTTTCGTTTACCGCGAATAAATTGCGGATGAAGCAAGCGATAGGATTTACGGTTAAAACGATTGTGCTCCTGGCGGTTGTATTCGGGGTAGTGGTGTATCTGGTGGCAGATCATCTGATCGGCTGGTTTACCAATGATGCACAGCTGATTGTGATGGGCAGTTATATTTTGCACGTTACCTTCCTGTCGCTGTTTATTACGGGAATAACGACGCTGTTTACGGGTATTTTCCAAGCAACGGGGCAAGGTACGGCGGCGTTTATTATGTCGGTCATTCAAGGCGTGACGCTGATTCCGGTGTTGTTTATTGCGAATGCGATGAGTGGGTTTCATGGGGTGGTGTGGTCGTTGGTGATTGCAGATGCGATGGCGTTTCTGGTGGGGGCGGGGTTGTTGTATGGATTGCGGCATAAGCTGCAACCGGATATGGAAACAATCGTTTCCGGTTAA
- a CDS encoding FAD-dependent monooxygenase, translating into MNQQILISGASFAGLATAYWMKQRGYDVTVVEIAKGLKKGGTPVNIREHTIDIVKRMGLLEQIRANQIHMELTEFKSADDVTEQSEVREPLADDEYEIERDVLLNLMFEAVKDEVQFLFDDSIVSLIDQGDGVEVTFKSGQQRSYDLVFGCDGIHSVVRRLHFGEEAEFSHFLNTYFSITIADKLLIREHTTQIYNEPGKMVMLNAYNGKTDIVFCFSADQEIPYDYRNEQQQRAITIQHVNSMAWRVPELLEEVKQTSSFYFDKLCQMKMPSWTKGRVALVGDAGYCASPAAGMGGSLAIDGAAALADALEKSDGDVTLAFQAYDESFRPFIEDVQAQAAMMVNFLIPQTEEAIDARYDQ; encoded by the coding sequence ATGAATCAACAGATCCTCATTAGTGGAGCAAGCTTTGCTGGTCTTGCAACAGCGTATTGGATGAAGCAGCGGGGATACGATGTTACTGTCGTTGAGATTGCTAAAGGTCTCAAAAAAGGCGGTACACCCGTCAATATTCGTGAGCATACAATCGATATCGTTAAGCGGATGGGGCTGCTGGAACAGATTCGAGCGAATCAGATCCATATGGAGTTGACCGAATTCAAAAGTGCAGACGATGTCACCGAGCAATCGGAAGTGCGCGAACCTCTTGCTGACGACGAATATGAGATTGAACGGGATGTCCTGCTGAATCTCATGTTTGAAGCGGTCAAAGACGAGGTTCAGTTCCTCTTTGACGACAGTATCGTATCGCTGATCGACCAAGGAGATGGCGTCGAGGTGACGTTTAAGAGCGGACAGCAGCGTTCCTATGACTTGGTGTTCGGCTGCGATGGTATTCACTCTGTTGTGAGAAGATTGCACTTCGGAGAGGAAGCAGAGTTTTCGCATTTTCTGAACACGTATTTCTCCATTACGATTGCAGACAAGCTGTTGATTCGTGAACATACGACCCAGATCTATAATGAACCGGGCAAGATGGTCATGCTGAACGCGTATAATGGCAAAACCGATATTGTCTTCTGCTTTTCTGCGGACCAAGAGATTCCATATGATTATCGAAACGAGCAACAGCAGCGGGCAATCACGATCCAGCATGTGAATAGCATGGCCTGGCGCGTGCCGGAACTCTTGGAAGAGGTGAAGCAAACGTCATCCTTTTATTTTGATAAGCTCTGTCAGATGAAAATGCCGTCATGGACGAAGGGCAGAGTAGCTCTAGTCGGCGATGCGGGCTATTGTGCTTCTCCGGCTGCAGGTATGGGCGGCTCGCTGGCAATCGACGGAGCAGCGGCTCTGGCGGATGCTTTGGAGAAGAGTGATGGGGATGTGACGCTTGCTTTTCAGGCATATGATGAGAGCTTCCGTCCGTTTATCGAAGACGTGCAGGCACAGGCGGCGATGATGGTGAATTTTCTGATTCCGCAAACGGAAGAAGCGATTGATGCAAGGTATGATCAGTAA
- a CDS encoding ABC-F family ATP-binding cassette domain-containing protein, with product MIKVENLSFSFPQKELYNNISFTLEEGQHCAFIGTSGSGKSTLIDMLIDPQRHVFDGKLEIDPNVTIGYVSQFSQVDTTKPITVFEYIAEPFMKIQDEITDIYAEMATTSDMDALMEKYQLALDALEAIGGDDFESKINKQLNLANLMKLKDTDVSSLSGGEFKLIQVMKEMMNRPDLMIMDEPDVFLDFENLNALKKLINSHKGMLLVVTHNRYLLNHCFNKIIHLENAEIQEFDGRYIDYNFSLLQTKIEMQEIAVAEAEEVQRNEALIDNLRTIATYNSDESRGRALKARMKVQERLEASRIKAPFVDIKQPSIAFGLDHALEDTTVVKVQDYGVSFDQLLLEHVEFEMQSTDKVAIIGANGTGKTTLLRDIFRNNHESITIHDDVKIGYLSQLQGETLTDSHTILEEFIEAGFPTYDAVIAYLSSYGFEGEILNQKIQSLSGGEKNMLQLAKIAASNANLLLLDEPTSHLDIYTQIALEQAIKDYKGAILMISHDFYSVVNGMDYVLIIDNKTIRKMSMRKFRQMIYASHFDKDYLANEQKKKAVEMQIELALKDTDFERAQSLMDELEALIQLL from the coding sequence ATGATTAAAGTTGAAAACCTCTCCTTCTCTTTCCCGCAAAAGGAACTCTACAACAATATCTCCTTTACACTGGAAGAAGGGCAGCATTGTGCTTTTATCGGAACGAGCGGTAGCGGCAAAAGTACGCTAATCGATATGCTGATCGACCCGCAGCGTCATGTGTTTGACGGCAAGCTGGAGATCGATCCGAATGTCACCATCGGTTACGTTAGTCAATTTTCCCAAGTCGATACTACTAAGCCAATCACCGTTTTTGAATATATCGCAGAACCGTTTATGAAGATCCAAGATGAGATTACCGACATCTATGCCGAGATGGCAACCACGTCGGATATGGATGCGCTCATGGAAAAGTACCAGTTGGCGCTGGATGCTCTGGAAGCAATCGGTGGCGATGATTTTGAGAGCAAAATCAACAAGCAACTCAATCTCGCTAATCTGATGAAGCTCAAAGATACAGACGTTTCCTCCTTGAGTGGCGGCGAATTCAAGCTGATTCAAGTCATGAAGGAAATGATGAATCGCCCCGACCTGATGATTATGGACGAGCCGGATGTGTTTTTGGATTTTGAAAATCTGAACGCACTCAAAAAACTCATCAACTCGCACAAAGGCATGCTGCTGGTCGTAACGCACAACCGCTATCTGCTGAATCATTGCTTCAATAAAATCATTCACCTCGAAAATGCCGAGATTCAGGAGTTCGACGGACGCTACATCGATTACAACTTCTCCTTGCTGCAAACGAAGATCGAGATGCAGGAGATCGCCGTAGCGGAAGCAGAGGAAGTGCAGCGCAATGAGGCGCTTATCGATAATCTGCGCACCATCGCGACCTACAATTCTGACGAATCCAGAGGTAGAGCGCTCAAAGCCCGCATGAAGGTACAAGAACGGTTGGAAGCGAGCCGAATCAAGGCGCCATTCGTGGATATTAAGCAGCCGAGTATTGCATTTGGGCTGGATCATGCGCTGGAAGATACTACGGTAGTGAAGGTGCAGGATTACGGCGTTTCGTTTGACCAACTGCTGCTGGAGCATGTGGAGTTTGAGATGCAATCGACAGATAAAGTGGCGATCATCGGTGCCAATGGTACGGGGAAAACGACATTACTGCGAGACATTTTCCGAAACAATCATGAATCGATTACCATCCATGACGACGTGAAGATCGGGTATCTATCCCAGCTGCAAGGCGAGACGCTGACCGATTCCCATACCATTTTGGAAGAGTTTATCGAAGCTGGATTCCCTACGTACGATGCGGTTATAGCGTATCTGTCTAGCTATGGCTTTGAAGGGGAAATCTTGAATCAGAAGATCCAATCGCTGTCCGGTGGCGAGAAAAATATGCTGCAATTAGCGAAGATTGCTGCCAGTAACGCCAATCTGCTGCTGCTCGACGAACCGACAAGTCATCTGGATATCTACACACAGATTGCCTTGGAGCAAGCGATCAAGGATTACAAAGGCGCGATTCTAATGATTTCGCATGATTTCTATTCGGTGGTAAACGGCATGGATTATGTACTGATCATCGACAACAAGACGATCCGTAAAATGAGTATGCGCAAATTCAGACAAATGATCTATGCGAGCCATTTTGATAAAGACTATCTGGCGAATGAGCAGAAGAAAAAAGCTGTCGAAATGCAGATCGAATTGGCGTTGAAAGATACGGACTTTGAACGTGCACAGAGCTTGATGGATGAGCTGGAAGCGTTGATTCAGCTACTGTAA
- a CDS encoding winged helix-turn-helix transcriptional regulator has product MGITDLRGNETVIADTPFGYTMSVIGGKWKLAILYLLAEKQTVRFNEIQRQLGKITYKVLSAQLKELEADGLVERKEYPQIPPKVEYSLTPKAQTLLPVLEQLCEWGAQHR; this is encoded by the coding sequence ATGGGCATCACAGACTTGAGAGGGAACGAAACTGTTATTGCAGATACGCCATTTGGGTATACGATGTCGGTGATTGGCGGCAAATGGAAGTTGGCGATTCTGTATTTGCTGGCGGAAAAGCAAACGGTTCGTTTTAATGAGATACAGCGCCAGCTGGGCAAAATTACGTATAAGGTGCTGAGTGCGCAGCTGAAGGAGCTGGAAGCAGATGGGCTTGTGGAACGCAAGGAATATCCGCAGATACCGCCAAAAGTAGAGTATTCTCTGACACCCAAAGCACAGACGCTACTGCCTGTATTGGAGCAGTTATGCGAATGGGGCGCGCAACATCGCTAA
- a CDS encoding RidA family protein yields the protein MTTIQTHNHSLWDHGISQGYRVDNTIYISGQFSHNAAGELVGAGDIEAQVRQTLNNLDGVLEQFNITKSNLAYVELYLTDAETHGEIAIELFKEYVGEHRPAGSMIGVTYLAFPEQLVEIRAVAHIGDSR from the coding sequence ATGACAACGATTCAAACACATAACCACTCTTTGTGGGATCACGGCATTTCGCAAGGCTATCGCGTCGACAATACCATTTATATCTCCGGTCAATTCTCGCACAATGCAGCAGGAGAATTGGTAGGTGCAGGGGATATAGAAGCACAGGTACGACAAACGCTAAATAACCTAGATGGCGTATTGGAGCAATTCAATATAACGAAATCTAATTTAGCCTATGTGGAGCTGTATTTGACCGATGCAGAGACGCATGGGGAGATAGCAATTGAACTGTTCAAGGAATATGTCGGTGAGCATCGTCCAGCAGGCAGTATGATCGGGGTGACGTATCTAGCTTTTCCTGAGCAGTTGGTTGAGATTCGAGCGGTGGCGCATATTGGAGATAGCAGGTAA
- a CDS encoding flavin reductase family protein: protein MEIITDQLTWKDSYKLYTGSIVPRPIALVSTMSAEGVPNLAPFSNFCGVCPQPFTVAFAPLIRPEDGMKKDTLRNIEATGQFVINIVTEQIVSQVNETSFAFDYGVNEFQETGLTPVPSVQVKPYRVQESPIHMECVLEDIVKIGEGAGSSNLVLGRVVQMHIEDHIYNDGKIDLFQLQPVARLAGEYYARMSDVFTIPNPQRNESANVK, encoded by the coding sequence ATGGAGATTATTACTGACCAACTGACGTGGAAAGATAGCTACAAATTATATACAGGTTCGATTGTGCCACGACCGATCGCGCTCGTGTCGACGATGTCTGCGGAGGGTGTTCCGAATCTGGCACCATTCAGTAACTTTTGTGGTGTGTGCCCGCAGCCGTTTACTGTTGCGTTTGCGCCTTTGATTCGTCCAGAGGATGGGATGAAGAAGGATACACTACGCAATATTGAAGCGACCGGGCAATTTGTTATTAATATTGTGACCGAGCAGATTGTGTCGCAGGTGAATGAGACGTCGTTTGCGTTTGACTATGGGGTCAATGAGTTTCAGGAGACGGGATTAACGCCTGTTCCGAGTGTACAGGTGAAGCCGTATCGTGTGCAGGAAAGCCCGATTCATATGGAGTGTGTATTGGAGGATATTGTGAAGATTGGCGAGGGAGCCGGGTCGTCGAATCTGGTGCTTGGTCGCGTCGTGCAGATGCATATTGAGGATCATATCTATAACGATGGGAAGATTGATCTGTTCCAGCTTCAGCCTGTGGCTCGTCTAGCAGGTGAATATTATGCTCGGATGTCCGATGTATTTACAATTCCCAATCCACAGCGTAATGAGTCGGCGAATGTAAAATAA
- a CDS encoding MerR family transcriptional regulator, which yields MLSISQVTAQTGLTAYTLRYYEQIGVLQSPNRKPGGSRVYSESDVKYIQCLVHLKKLGLSLEEITEFTRDGCVMEKIKQGEDPADFTPTLSKRTEILSKYLAELEAKRQELDEIIAMTREKLAGYHEMAKDL from the coding sequence ATGCTAAGCATCAGCCAAGTTACCGCACAAACTGGATTAACCGCCTACACGCTCCGCTACTACGAGCAAATCGGCGTACTCCAAAGCCCTAATCGCAAACCGGGCGGCTCTCGCGTATACAGCGAGAGCGATGTCAAATATATTCAATGCCTCGTCCATTTGAAAAAGCTAGGCTTATCGCTAGAGGAGATTACGGAATTTACGCGCGACGGCTGTGTGATGGAGAAGATCAAGCAAGGCGAAGACCCAGCTGATTTTACACCGACACTGAGCAAACGAACAGAGATTTTATCCAAATATCTCGCGGAACTGGAAGCCAAGCGTCAGGAGCTGGATGAGATTATTGCGATGACACGGGAGAAATTGGCAGGGTATCATGAGATGGCGAAGGATCTTTGA
- a CDS encoding TerD family protein, protein MNQFLPMGANTNLTTASGQIKISHDVSSTIDISLTAFLLTDADKVQGDSGIIFYNQPTSATGVATLLPSEQVGNTKVHKLTFDLDKVPAGITKIAVTLTEDNNTGFANVSNLTAEIAAGNEVIQLTPSHFQSENGIIVLELYLRNGQTKAKSIWRGFDSGLEGLCINYGVEVEADETQGSAASEANSNPALQPTQAAPPASQPTSEPSALPSSIPAQSSTPPAPAPAAPDHQPLPFSINLQKVTGKVNLEKGQKSVIIEKTPEITATVSWKTGTDYDIYALVYTKAGKQIDVAMFGAKGVPPLQSFGNGAVEHMGDVGRSKQSEKTEVIKLRLTDDILAVVPVVYSAQSNGTGSFYRYKVSMSIDNHSGTSVTISAKNANNNDKIYTCVPGILHNTSDGVIISPLELYSKKNSENRPMLRIGASNMVEVIMDEGPLNNYK, encoded by the coding sequence ATGAATCAATTTCTGCCAATGGGTGCGAATACGAATTTGACTACTGCAAGCGGTCAAATCAAGATCAGCCACGATGTATCGTCTACTATCGACATTTCCTTAACTGCATTCCTGCTCACCGATGCCGACAAGGTGCAGGGAGATAGCGGCATCATCTTTTACAATCAACCGACGAGCGCCACAGGGGTAGCGACTCTTTTGCCATCGGAGCAAGTGGGCAATACCAAGGTGCATAAGCTTACATTTGATCTGGACAAGGTTCCTGCGGGCATTACGAAAATTGCAGTGACACTGACGGAGGATAACAACACCGGATTTGCAAATGTAAGTAATCTGACCGCAGAGATTGCTGCTGGAAATGAAGTCATTCAGCTCACTCCATCCCATTTCCAAAGTGAAAATGGGATCATTGTGTTGGAATTGTACCTAAGAAATGGTCAGACCAAAGCAAAGTCGATCTGGCGCGGATTTGATTCTGGGCTTGAAGGGTTGTGTATCAATTACGGTGTTGAGGTAGAGGCAGATGAAACGCAGGGATCTGCTGCATCGGAGGCAAATTCCAATCCTGCACTCCAACCTACGCAAGCCGCTCCACCTGCTTCACAGCCTACTTCCGAGCCGTCTGCGTTGCCTTCGTCTATTCCTGCACAGTCGTCTACACCGCCCGCACCTGCTCCCGCCGCGCCGGATCATCAGCCATTGCCTTTTTCCATCAACCTGCAAAAGGTCACAGGCAAGGTCAATCTCGAAAAAGGGCAGAAGTCCGTTATCATCGAGAAAACACCGGAAATTACGGCTACGGTATCGTGGAAAACAGGGACAGATTATGATATCTACGCGTTGGTGTACACCAAAGCAGGCAAGCAGATCGACGTCGCGATGTTCGGCGCGAAGGGTGTTCCACCGCTGCAAAGCTTTGGTAACGGTGCAGTTGAGCATATGGGCGATGTGGGGAGAAGCAAGCAGTCTGAGAAGACTGAGGTGATCAAGTTACGACTAACAGACGACATTCTGGCTGTTGTTCCCGTAGTATATTCCGCTCAATCCAATGGTACGGGTTCATTTTACAGATATAAGGTGTCGATGAGCATTGATAATCATAGTGGCACATCGGTTACGATCTCCGCTAAAAATGCGAACAATAACGACAAGATTTATACCTGTGTACCGGGTATCCTGCACAATACATCAGATGGCGTGATTATTAGCCCGCTGGAGCTGTACAGTAAGAAGAATTCAGAGAACCGCCCAATGCTCAGAATAGGGGCTTCGAATATGGTGGAAGTGATTATGGATGAAGGTCCGCTCAATAACTATAAGTAG
- a CDS encoding serine/threonine protein kinase, translated as MITKTIDGITFALKEAFDFSFLSEYGKVFAVFDKQDSGYICFGVQHDHKKLFIKVAGAATLFSNNSVATAIARLQSTVSVYEALSHPTLLNIIEHKEIKGGYLTVFEWFEGDCMGRQYDHVETFLALPLDKKFQIYDAIVRFHIHVNEKGYVAVDFYDGCIMYDFALDETRICDIEFYAQSPVINTMGRMWGSSRYMSPEEYALGQEIDEISNVFLMGATAFQLFGGGKERNLDTWEANEQLFQIALKAVSMNKEDRYSSIREYAEAWNQAKGSSR; from the coding sequence ATGATTACGAAAACGATAGATGGCATCACGTTTGCATTGAAGGAAGCATTTGATTTTAGCTTTCTATCTGAATATGGCAAGGTGTTTGCCGTATTTGACAAGCAAGATTCTGGATACATCTGTTTTGGTGTGCAGCACGATCATAAGAAGCTGTTTATCAAGGTGGCAGGTGCAGCAACGCTATTCAGCAATAATAGTGTCGCTACGGCGATTGCTCGCCTGCAATCCACCGTTTCTGTATATGAGGCTCTTAGTCATCCGACTCTTCTGAACATCATCGAACACAAGGAGATCAAAGGCGGCTATCTCACGGTATTTGAATGGTTTGAAGGAGATTGCATGGGCAGACAGTATGATCATGTGGAGACATTTTTGGCGCTGCCGTTAGACAAGAAATTTCAGATCTACGATGCAATCGTGCGATTCCATATCCATGTTAACGAAAAGGGATATGTTGCGGTAGACTTTTATGACGGTTGTATTATGTATGATTTCGCATTAGACGAGACTAGAATCTGCGACATTGAGTTCTATGCCCAATCACCAGTGATTAACACCATGGGGCGTATGTGGGGATCGAGTCGCTACATGTCTCCAGAGGAGTATGCGTTAGGGCAAGAGATTGATGAAATCTCCAATGTATTCCTAATGGGAGCTACAGCCTTTCAGTTATTTGGCGGTGGCAAGGAACGGAACTTAGATACATGGGAAGCGAATGAACAGCTATTTCAGATTGCTTTAAAAGCTGTGAGTATGAACAAAGAGGATCGCTATTCATCCATCCGTGAATATGCTGAAGCGTGGAACCAAGCGAAGGGGAGTAGTCGTTGA